Proteins from a genomic interval of Dunckerocampus dactyliophorus isolate RoL2022-P2 chromosome 5, RoL_Ddac_1.1, whole genome shotgun sequence:
- the ankrd34c gene encoding ankyrin repeat domain-containing protein 34C produces MADILELRTDGNSLLKAVWLRRLRLTRLLLEGGAYINESNERGETPLMVACMSTHSDQQSVSKSKLVKYLLDNQADPNIQDKGGRTALMHACIHEAGHEVVDHLLSNGADPSLEDRSGASALVYAINTDEKQTLKLLLDACKAKGKEVIIITTDKSASGTKTTKQYLNVPPSPELVDRSSPVYCTSPSDIDVAASPTLKQEQQNTVFSFQTKLKTSCSANKLANGPTSPTRRPTSHKRARLPQLKRLQSEPWGLIAPSVLAERANSHEETKKASSDEDVVAGVNGLTLSKRAALSRQNSVDGKDGVFPLVIGEQAIKMTASLSVPPTCERSLSQHQPLARRSTVPTEQEGSNSGHASLRDTVHRRRLGNDHYDSDSQLYSDSIMVDSPKVPLERRKLNTSPLAMLTSSRESLDSNTSTSSPSTARRRVPGLLERRGSGTLLLDHISHTRPGHLPPLNVNPNPPIPDIGASSKPSSPLASGIRSIAPAAPNTPKRGGLKCKKKLVRRHSMQVEQMKQLSDFEELAH; encoded by the coding sequence ATGGCGGATATCCTGGAGCTGCGCACTGATGGGAATTCTCTCCTGAAAGCGGTATGGCTCCGCCGTCTAAGGCTCACCAGACTCCTCCTGGAGGGCGGCGCGTACATCAACGAGAGCAATGAACGTGGGGAGACGCCTCTCATGGTGGCCTGCATGTCCACGCACAGTGACCAGCAGAGTGTCAGCAAATCCAAGCTGGTCAAGTATCTGCTGGACAACCAGGCCGACCCTAATATACAAGACAAGGGAGGCAGGACCGCCTTGATGCACGCCTGTATTCATGAGGCTGGACACGAGGTGGTGGACCACCTGCTGAGCAATGGTGCTGATCCTAGTTTGGAGGACAGGAGCGGGGCCTCTGCACTTGTGTACGCCATCAACACGGATGAAAAGCAGACACTAAAGCTTCTCTTGGATGCTTGCAAAGCAAAAGGCAAGGAGGTGATAATCATCACCACAGACAAGTCGGCGTCTGGCACCAAAACCACCAAACAATACCTGAATGTCCCTCCATCTCCTGAGCTGGTTGACAGGTCCTCTCCAGTGTACTGCACCTCTCCTTCTGATATCGACGTGGCGGCATCTCCCACGCTCAAGCAGGAGCAACAAAACactgttttcagcttccagacCAAGCTGAAAACCTCCTGCTCAGCCAACAAACTGGCCAATGGACCCACATCTCCCACACGGCGGCCCACAAGCCACAAGCGAGCACGTTTACCTCAGCTGAAGCGCCTGCAGTCGGAACCGTGGGGGCTCATTGCGCCCTCCGTGCTGGCTGAACGGGCGAACAGCCACGAAGAGACTAAGAAGGCCAGCTCGGATGAAGATGTGGTGGCAGGTGTGAACGGCTTGACGCTAAGCAAGAGGGCAGCTTTGTCTCGACAGAACAGCGTGGACGGCAAAGATGGTGTTTTCCCGTTGGTGATAGGCGAGCAAGCCATCAAGATGACCGCCTCGCTGTCGGTTCCCCCGACCTGTGAGAGATCTCTGAGTCAGCACCAGCCTCTTGCGCGACGGAGCACCGTGCCCACCGAACAGGAGGGCAGCAACAGTGGGCACGCCAGTCTCAGAGACACCGTGCACAGGAGACGACTTGGGAACGACCATTACGACTCTGACTCCCAGCTCTACTCTGACTCTATCATGGTGGACTCCCCCAAGGTCCCATTGGAGCGAAGGAAACTGAACACCTCCCCTCTGGCCATGCTGACCAGCTCCAGAGAGTCACTAGATAGCAACACCAGCACATCCTCTCCGAGCACCGCACGTCGGCGTGTACCGGGTCTGCTGGAGAGGAGAGGCTCTGGCACCTTGCTCCTTGATCACATCTCCCACACCAGGCCAGGCCATCTTCCCCCTCTCAACGTCAACCCCAACCCTCCCATCCCCGACATTGGCGCCAGTAGCAAGCCTTCGTCGCCTCTGGCCAGCGGGATTCGATCCATAGCGCCGGCAGCGCCAAACACACCAAAGAGAGGCGGGCTGAAGTGCAAGAAGAAGCTTGTGAGAAGACATTCTATGCAAGTGGAGCAAATGAAGCAGCTTTCTGACTTCGAGGAGCTGGCTCATTAG